A window of the Lolium perenne isolate Kyuss_39 chromosome 7, Kyuss_2.0, whole genome shotgun sequence genome harbors these coding sequences:
- the LOC139833669 gene encoding uncharacterized protein codes for MAQILRILMEDRQAARAESQANIAALQNIAQLAAGNNNNGGDGEEGPRSKLRDFQNTNPPVFTKCTAPLDADDWLRTIENNLEVAAVGENEKVVLATHFLAGPARAWWENIKAMQAADHVITWEEFTAKFRKAHIPSGLIKIKRDDFFNLKQNNGSVIDYLDKFNTLARYAPQDTDTDEKKRDRFLNGLHEEIQSILVAVPYPDLESLVDAAIMVESKRKAAYETRKRKMQ; via the coding sequence ATGGCTCAAATCCTTCGCATCCTTATGGAAGACCGTCAGGCCGCTCGTGCTGAAAGCCAAGCAAACATCGCGGCTCTGCAGAATATTGCGCAGCTTGCCGCAGGAAACAACAACAACGGAGGTGATGGTGAAGAAGGCCCAAGATCCAAACTAAGggacttccagaacactaacccgCCAGTGTTCACCAAGTGCACCGCCCCTCTTGATGCGGACGATTGGCTCCGTACTATCGAGAACAATTTGGAAGTCGCGGCTGTGGGTGAGAATGAGAAGGTGGTTCTTGCAACTCACTTTCTCGCCGGacccgcaagagcttggtggGAGAATATTAAGGCAATGCAAGCTGCAGACCATGTGATCACTTGGGAGGAGTTTACTGCAAAGTTCCGCAAAGCCCACATCCCTTCAGGTTTAATCAAGATCAAGAGAGATGATTTCTTCAACCTTAAGCAGAACAATGGTAGTGTGATCGATTACCTGGACAAGTTCAACACCTTGGCTAGATATGCACCTCAGGACACTGATACTGATGAGAAGAAGAGGGACCGTTTCCTTAATGGTCTTCATGAAGAGATTCAGAGTATTCTCGTGGCCGTTCCTTACCCTGATCTGGAATCTCTGGTGGATGCCGCCATTATGGTGGAATCAAAGCGCAAGGCAGCCTATGAGACTCGCAAGCGCAAGATGCAGTAG